From Toxotes jaculatrix isolate fToxJac2 chromosome 1, fToxJac2.pri, whole genome shotgun sequence, a single genomic window includes:
- the LOC121180649 gene encoding cartilage intermediate layer protein 1: MSLRRLVLILGITAATVVTARGSWRRDSKESGPAVYHSDENYEWTTWFNVDHPGGRGDYEQLEAIRFYYRARVCETPRAIEARTTEWVPARETGEKVHADPTVGFWCLNEEQGPERNCSNYAVRFLCPKASTSVNIQGTWGPWSDWSPCTALCGEVGVQLRSRNCKSRSLPCNGSTVEEKACNGPECPKTDCFLQCEMGRVNAECDACMCEEHILLGSVRGAGGLTAEGATILRYGKLLTLTDHNGHFRIPGICPDGNTTLTVSLQGHATLNIVVPHSAEHTSVLSVQLKRTEKLHVLSNPESKARRQGQTAAFCCKVAGTPQPDKYQWFHNNSLVENQSESTLVLKDLHPEQAGEYYCRASGPSGVIKTKPATLKVLGRNENSCNPKPESHLIRLPHDCYQNSTDSFYYDVGKCPSSTCAGQQDNGIRCKDKVAYCCGVKKMEERQLTCQGYQLPTMVVTECGCQKCVDTKAIVHGRAIAADNGEPMRFGHIFMNGVRISRTGYKGTFSIQVPPNTERLVLTFVDNMQKFVNTTKVLPFNTKGGAVYHEIKLLRKKAPVTISSTETNTLELGEVDGQEAMVQIQIPPHSFYKENGEVFMGNVSASVTFLDPRDVSTAAAAQSDLNFVGDEGDTLPLRTYGMFSVDFRGEENNEPLNAGEVNVFLDSAQVKMHEHLNTMKLWSLNPDTGLWEEEGSLQVEKKRRGKREERTFLIGNMEIRERRLFNLDVPENRRCYVKVRAFRSERFMPSEQVEGVVVSLINMEPTAGYSSNPRAWGRFDSVVTGPNGACLPAFCDEQKADAYSAYVMANLGGEELEAVPSAPKLNPNLVGVPQPYLGKLNYRRSDHEDPQLKKTAFSINVAKPSANTAEEGNGPVYAFEKLKECEEAPFSAAHFRFSRVEGDRYDYNTVPFNEDDPMSWTEDYLSWWPKPMEYRACYIKVKINSPHEINVRSRNMGGTHPKTVGQLYGLRDTRSIRDMDQTTVSAVCLEFKCSGMLYDQERVDRTLVKVIPQGSCKRDHVNTMLQEYLVNHLPLAVNNDTNEFTMLAPLDPLGHNYGIYTVTDQDPRTAKEIALGRCFDGSSDGTSRVMKSNEGVALTFTCGDREVTRQSVFQALQSSQGQTVTSVVRGEGRQNRRRQRANAPRSSRRRSTRNPTGRRTGAKS; encoded by the exons atgtCACTGAGGCGTCTTGTCCTCATCCTGGgaatcacagcagccactgttGTTACTGCTAGAG GATCATGGAGAAGGGACAGCAAAGAGTCTGGTCCTGCTGTTTACCACTCTGATG AAAACTATGAATGGACAACGTGGTTCAATGTTGATCACCCTGGAGGTCGCGGAGACTATGAGCAGCTGGAAGCCATTCGCTTCTATTACCGTGCCCGAGTGTGTGAGACTCCACGGGCAATCGAAGCCAGAACCACCGAATGGGTCCCAGCCCGTGAAACTGGGGAGAAAGTCCATGCAGACCCCACTGTGGGCTTCTGGTGCCTCAATGAGGAGCAAGGTCCCGAACGCAACTGCTCCAACTATGCAGTCCGCTTCCTCTGCCCCAAAG caAGTACCAGTGTGAACATTCAGGGTACCTGGGGCCCGTGGTCAGACTGGAGCCCATGTACTGCCCTCTGCGGTGAAGTGGGAGTCCAACTTCGCTCCAGAAACTGCAAATCTCGCTCACTGCCTTGCAATGGATCTACAGTAGAAGAGAAAGCTTGCAATGGACCTGAATGCCCAAAGACTG ATTGTTTCTTACAGTGTGAGATGGGGAGGGTGAATGCTGAGTGTGACGCATGTATGTGTGAAGAGCACATCCTGTTGGGTTCTGTACGTGGTGCTGGAGGTCTCACTGCTGAAGGGGCTACCATCCTTCGATATGGCAAGCTCCTTACCCTTACTGACCACAATGGACATTTCCGCATCCCTGGTATCTGTCCTGATGGAAACACCACACTGACAGTCAGCCTGCAGGGTCATGCCACCCTTAACATTGTTGTGCCCCATAGCGCTGAACACACCTCAGTCCTCAGTGTCCAGCTGAAAAGAACAG AGAAGCTTCATGTGTTGAGCAACCCTGAGAGCAAGGCCAGGAGGCAGGGACAAACTGCTGCCTTCTGCTGCAAAGTGGCAGGAACACCACAGCCAGACAAGTACCAATG GTTTCATAACAACAGTCTTGTGGAGAATCAGTCTGAGAGCACTTTGGTCCTGAAAGATCTACATCCTGAACAGGCTGGGGAGTACTACTGCCGAGCAAGTGGTCCATCTGGGGTTATTAAGACCAAACCAGCTACTCTTAAAGTCTTAG GTAGAAATGAGAATTCATGTAACCCCAAGCCCGAATCCCACCTCATCCGTCTTCCACATGACTGCTACCAAAACAGCACAGACTCGTTCTACTATGATGTGGGCAAGTGCCCCTCAAGCACATGTGCTGGGCAGCAGGACAATGGCATCAGATGTAAAGACAAAGTGGCCTACTGCTGTGGTGtgaaaaagatggaggagagacagCTAACATGCCAGGGCTACCAACTGCCCACCATGGTGGTGACTGAGTGTGGCTGCCAGAAATGTGTGGACACCAAGGCTATTGTGCACGGTAGAGCCATTGCTGCAGACAACGGTGAGCCAATGAGGTTTGGCCATATCTTTATGAATGGGGTCAGAATAAGCCGTACAGGCTACAAAGGTACCTTCTCCATCCAGGTCcctccaaacacagagaggctaGTCCTGACTTTTGTGGACAACATGCAAAAATTTGTCAATACCACAAAGGTACTTCCATTCAACACCAAAGGAGGGGCTGTTTATCACGAGATCAAACTTCTAAGGAAAAAAGCTCCTGTCACCATCAGCTCCACAGAAACCAATACTCTGGAGCTTGGGGAGGTGGATGGCCAGGAGGCAATGGTTCAGATCCAGATTCCTCCCCATTCCTTCTATAAGGAGAATGGAGAAGTCTTCATGGGTAATGTCAGCGCTAGTGTAACGTTTCTTGACCCAAGAGACGtctccacagctgctgcagctcaaagTGATCTAAATTTTGTAGGAGATGAAGGAGATACCCTGCCACTGAGAACCTATGGTATGTTCTCAGTTGACTTCAGGGGTGAGGAAAACAATGAGCCCCTGAACGCAGGTGAAGTGAATGTGTTCCTGGATTCTGCTCAGGTGAAGATGCATGAGCACCTCAACACCATGAAACTGTGGTCACTGAACCCCGATACTGGCctgtgggaggaagagggaagtCTGCaggtggagaagaaaagaagaggcaaaagggaggagagaacCTTTCTGATCGGAAACATGGAGATCAGAGAGAGACGGCTATTTAACCTGGATGTCCCCGAGAACCGAAGGTGTTATGTGAAAGTGAGGGCCTTCCGCAGTGAGCGATTTATGCCCAGTGAGCAGGTGGAGGGAGTTGTGGTGAGTCTCATAAACATGGAGCCCACAGCTGGCTACTCCTCTAACCCACGTGCCTGGGGCCGATTTGACAGCGTTGTCACTGGCCCCAATGGCGCCTGTCTTCCTGCCTTCTGTGATGAACAAAAAGCTGACGCCTACTCTGCCTATGTCATGGCCAACCTTGGAGGGGAGGAACTAGAGGCTGTCCCTTCTGCTCCCAAACTCAATCCCAACCTTGTTGGAGTTCCCCAACCTTACCTGGGTAAACTGAACTACAGGCGATCTGATCATGAAGACCCCCAGTTGAAGAAAACCGCATTCAGCATCAATGTGGCAAAACCAAGTGCCAACACAGCCGAGGAAGGCAACGGACCAGTGTATgcatttgagaaactgaaagaaTGTGAGGAGGCCCCATTCAGTGCAGCACACTTCCGTTTCTCGAGAGTGGAAGGAGACCGCTATGATTACAACACAGTGCCGTTCAATGAAGATGACCCCATGAGCTGGACGGAGGATTACCTGAGCTGGTGGCCCAAGCCCATGGAATACCGGGCTTGCTATATTAAAGTCAAAATCAATAGCCCGCATGAGATAAATGTGCGGTCCCGCAACATGGGTGGCACCCATCCCAAGACAGTGGGCCAGCTGTATGGCCTCCGAGACACACGCAGCATCCGTGACATGGACCAGACAACTGTGTCAGCTGTGTGCTTGGAGTTCAAGTGCAGTGGGATGCTGTATGATCAGGAACGTGTCGATCGTACCCTGGTTAAGGTGATTCCACAAGGAAGCTGTAAGAGAGACCACGTCAACACAATGCTTCAGGAGTATCTGGTCAACCACCTGCCTCTAGCCGTCAACAACGACACCAATGAGTTCACCATGCTAGCGCCTCTTGACCCTCTGGGCCATAACTACGGAATTTACACAGTGACAGACCAGGATCCCCGCACAGCCAAAGAGATTGCACTTGGACGCTGCTTTGATGGCTCTTCTGACGGTACATCTCGTGTTATGAAGAGCAACGAGGGCGTGGCACTGACATTTACCTGTGGGGATCGTGAAGTGACACGCCAGAGTGTCTTCCAGGCCCTGCAGAGTTCTCAAGGTCAGACAGTAACGAGTGTGGTGAGAGGAGAAGGCAGGCAGAACCGGCGCCGGCAGAGGGCCAATGCACCTCGCAGCAGTCGTAGGCGTAGCACCAGAAATCCTACAGGAAGACGCACAGGAGCCAAAAGTTAA